In one window of Camelus bactrianus isolate YW-2024 breed Bactrian camel chromosome 13, ASM4877302v1, whole genome shotgun sequence DNA:
- the C13H1orf216 gene encoding UPF0500 protein C1orf216 homolog: MFAIQPGVAEAGQFPGGPPPGACQPQLQADSNSNFMASAKDANENWHGMPGQAEPILRRSSSESSSDNQAFQASGLPEGEVRSPPEGAEIPGAGPEKMGGAGTVCSPMEDNSYASSSLSTNSPSSSPEPACGTPLGPGPPDPPLPSVAQAVQQLQAQERYKEQEKEKHHVHLVMYRRLALLQWIRGLQHQLVNQQARLQESFDTILDNRKELIRCLQQRAAPSRPQDQG, encoded by the coding sequence ATGTTCGCCATCCAGCCAGGGGTAGCGGAGGCAGGGCAGTTCCCGGGGGGTCCGCCTCCGGGAGCATGCCAGCCCCAGCTTCAAGCAGACAGCAACTCCAACTTCATGGCTAGTGCCAAGGATGCCAATGAGAACTGGCATGGGATGCCAGGCCAAGCGGAGCCCATACTCAGGAGGAGTTCCTCTGAGTCGTCTTCTGACAACCAGGCCTTCCAGGCCTCTGGACTCCCTGAGGGAGAGGTCCGTAGCCCCCCAGAGGGTGCAGAGATCCCTGGAGCTGGGCCTGAGAAGATGGGTGGTGCCGGCACAGTCTGCTCCCCTATGGAGGACAACAGCTATGCCAGCAGCTCCCTGAGCACTAACAGCCCTAGCAGCAGCCCTGAGCCTGCCTGTGGGACCCCTCTGGGCCCTGGTCCTCCAGATCCCCCTCTGCCCTCGGTGGCCCAGGCTGTGCAGCAGCTGCAGGCTCAAGAGCGCTacaaagagcaagagaaagagaagcacCACGTGCACTTGGTGATGTACCGTCGCCTGGCCCTGCTCCAGTGGATCCGGGGCCTGCAGCACCAGTTGGTCAACCAGCAGGCCCGTCTGCAGGAGAGTTTCGACACCATTCTAGATAACCGGAAGGAGCTTATCCGCTGTCTCCAACAGAGGGCAGCACCATCCAGGCCCCAGGACCAGGGCTAA